In one Mucilaginibacter sp. PAMB04168 genomic region, the following are encoded:
- a CDS encoding ABC transporter permease: MAEKIMNSGWRQWIESVGDQTVFFMRFIRNAFSGGFEWSEFIRQCYEIGYKSLTLVGITSFIMGLVLILQLRPTLVEFGAESMLPHTLSVSVIREIGPVITAIICAGKIASSIGAELGSMKVTEQIDAMEVSGANPVQYLVVTRILATSLMVPLLAMTGDLISLLGGYFALNFTDDISFNLYFTKCFAALDFTDYLPALIKTIFFGFAIGFVGCYKGFNSNKGTESVGLAANSAVVTASLWIFFIDMMAVQITNLLYY, translated from the coding sequence ATGGCAGAAAAAATAATGAATTCGGGCTGGAGACAGTGGATAGAGAGTGTAGGAGACCAAACGGTATTTTTTATGCGGTTTATCCGCAACGCGTTTTCGGGCGGCTTTGAATGGTCAGAATTTATACGCCAGTGTTACGAAATAGGGTACAAATCATTAACTCTGGTAGGTATAACTTCCTTCATCATGGGCCTTGTACTTATCTTACAGCTACGACCAACCCTGGTTGAGTTTGGTGCTGAGAGCATGTTACCTCATACGCTTTCTGTTTCTGTAATAAGAGAAATAGGCCCGGTTATAACAGCCATTATTTGCGCAGGCAAAATTGCGTCGAGCATTGGAGCTGAGCTAGGCAGTATGAAAGTTACGGAGCAAATTGATGCCATGGAAGTATCAGGTGCCAACCCAGTGCAATATCTGGTAGTTACCCGCATACTGGCAACCAGCCTTATGGTGCCGCTGTTGGCTATGACAGGTGACTTGATCTCGTTATTGGGTGGGTACTTTGCACTCAACTTTACAGACGACATCAGCTTTAACTTATATTTTACCAAGTGCTTTGCCGCGCTTGATTTTACCGACTATTTGCCTGCATTAATAAAAACTATATTTTTTGGATTTGCTATAGGCTTTGTAGGGTGCTATAAAGGCTTTAACTCTAATAAGGGTACTGAAAGCGTGGGGCTTGCTGCAAACTCGGCAGTTGTTACCGCTTCGTTGTGGATCTTTTTTATTGACATGATGGCTGTCCAAATTACTAACCTGTTGTATTATTAA
- a CDS encoding ATP-binding cassette domain-containing protein: MESVKQHDLKSEHQSTKTDEVVVEIKNLKKSFGDKEVLKNINLTLHRGENLIVLGRSGQGKSVTIQCIVGLLTPDEGSVKVFGQEVPELNNEELKELRTKVGFLFQSGALYDSMTVKENMEFALTRVLKIKDQQELDKRVQEVLEGIGLPEAIDKMPSDLSGGMRKRVGLARTLIVKPEIMLYDEPTTGLDPITSREISELILEMQKKYKTSSIIITHDMDCARITGDRVLIMKDGEYVAEGTFDELQRSEDPFVKAFFLDTI, from the coding sequence ATGGAAAGCGTAAAACAACATGACCTTAAATCTGAGCACCAGTCAACAAAAACAGATGAGGTTGTAGTAGAAATCAAGAATCTTAAGAAAAGTTTTGGCGATAAAGAGGTACTTAAAAACATCAACTTAACGCTGCACCGCGGCGAAAATCTCATCGTATTGGGCCGTTCGGGTCAGGGTAAATCGGTAACCATACAATGCATAGTGGGCTTGTTAACGCCAGATGAGGGATCGGTGAAGGTGTTTGGACAGGAGGTACCTGAACTCAATAACGAGGAACTGAAAGAGCTACGCACAAAAGTCGGTTTCCTGTTTCAAAGCGGGGCTTTATATGATTCCATGACGGTTAAGGAAAACATGGAATTTGCGCTAACCCGTGTGTTAAAGATCAAGGATCAGCAGGAATTAGATAAAAGGGTACAAGAAGTATTGGAAGGCATAGGTCTTCCTGAGGCGATAGACAAGATGCCAAGCGATTTATCGGGCGGTATGCGTAAACGTGTCGGGCTGGCGCGTACGTTGATTGTAAAACCCGAAATTATGCTGTACGACGAGCCTACAACCGGCTTGGATCCTATCACATCACGTGAGATAAGTGAGCTGATACTTGAAATGCAAAAAAAATATAAAACGTCTTCTATCATTATAACGCATGATATGGATTGCGCTCGTATAACCGGCGACCGTGTACTGATCATGAAGGACGGTGAATATGTAGCCGAAGGTACTTTTGACGAGCTTCAGCGCTCAGAAGACCCATTTGTTAAAGCATTCTTTTTAGATACGATATGA
- a CDS encoding MlaD family protein gives MKTTSGQKIKIGVFVMVGLFVIFLGIFLIGSQKSMFNSTFSVYGVFKNVNGLMVGNNVRFAGINVGVVEGINIVSDSAVRVDLTLNNNVKKFIKKDSKVSIGSDGLMGDKLIVISPGGSTSRTEVEGGDKLTAVNPLDVDKIINKLTKVADNAESLTGNLNAIVSDINRGKGSLGRLLKNDRIANDLATTVSSAKTTIQNANKTTVTLNEDLKAAQSNFLLRGFFKNKEKAKQRKIDSARKAQENLTKEQEKLRKEQDKKLKEDQEKARKEAEKKAKEDEKAAKQNN, from the coding sequence ATGAAAACAACATCCGGACAAAAAATAAAAATAGGCGTATTCGTAATGGTAGGCTTGTTTGTAATATTCTTAGGCATCTTTTTAATTGGCAGCCAAAAAAGCATGTTCAATTCCACATTTAGCGTTTACGGTGTATTTAAGAACGTAAACGGCCTGATGGTTGGTAATAACGTGCGGTTTGCCGGCATAAACGTGGGCGTAGTTGAGGGCATTAACATCGTTTCGGATAGTGCCGTACGCGTTGACCTTACACTCAATAACAACGTTAAAAAGTTTATTAAGAAAGACTCAAAAGTTAGCATCGGCAGTGATGGTTTAATGGGTGATAAATTGATTGTAATTAGTCCCGGTGGCTCAACCAGCCGTACCGAGGTAGAGGGGGGAGATAAGCTAACCGCAGTAAACCCGCTGGATGTGGATAAGATCATCAATAAGCTCACCAAAGTGGCCGACAATGCTGAGTCCTTAACCGGTAACTTAAATGCCATTGTAAGCGATATAAACAGAGGAAAAGGGTCATTAGGCAGGTTGCTTAAAAACGACCGTATAGCGAATGATCTGGCTACCACCGTATCATCGGCAAAAACAACCATACAAAATGCGAATAAAACTACCGTTACCTTAAATGAGGACTTAAAAGCGGCACAAAGCAACTTTTTGCTGAGGGGCTTCTTTAAAAACAAAGAAAAAGCCAAGCAACGTAAAATAGACTCTGCGCGTAAGGCTCAGGAGAACCTGACCAAGGAACAGGAGAAGTTGCGAAAGGAACAAGACAAGAAGCTAAAGGAAGATCAGGAAAAGGCCCGTAAAGAAGCGGAGAAGAAAGCCAAAGAAGATGAGAAAGCCGCTAAACAAAATAACTAA
- the ybeY gene encoding rRNA maturation RNase YbeY, translated as MAAIHFFTEDTGYKLKNKLPLKRWIKDTIAAEGYRLNELNYILCSDAYLLQINQQYLNHDTYTDIVTFDNSEKADTITGDIFISVERTQENAIKFNVSPETELHRVIIHGALHLLGYKDKKPADKQLMTAKENEYLALKSF; from the coding sequence ATGGCTGCAATTCATTTTTTTACTGAAGACACCGGCTATAAATTAAAGAACAAGTTACCGCTTAAACGCTGGATAAAAGACACTATCGCGGCTGAAGGTTACCGATTGAATGAGCTGAATTATATTTTATGCTCAGATGCATACCTGCTGCAAATAAATCAGCAGTATTTAAATCACGATACGTACACGGATATTGTAACGTTTGACAATTCAGAAAAAGCAGACACCATTACCGGTGATATATTCATTTCTGTTGAACGTACGCAGGAAAATGCTATCAAGTTCAATGTTTCGCCCGAAACTGAGCTGCACCGCGTTATTATACACGGTGCTTTACACCTATTAGGCTACAAAGACAAGAAACCTGCTGACAAACAGCTCATGACGGCTAAAGAAAACGAATATCTGGCCTTAAAATCTTTTTGA
- a CDS encoding glutathione peroxidase: MKILALMMALLFTAPSTIYDFKLKNIEGKDFKLSKYKGKKLLIVNTASKCGYTPQYAELQKLAEQYKDKVVVIGFPANNFNGQEPGSNTDIQEFCKKNFGVTFPLTEKVSVKGLDIAPIFQYLTTQENPDFTGDIKWNFEKFLIDENGKLIHRYRSAVKPLSPEITSQL, translated from the coding sequence ATGAAAATATTAGCATTAATGATGGCGCTGCTGTTCACTGCACCCAGCACCATTTATGATTTTAAGTTAAAAAACATTGAAGGCAAGGACTTTAAACTGTCTAAGTACAAAGGCAAGAAGTTGCTGATTGTAAACACGGCATCTAAATGCGGTTATACACCACAATATGCAGAACTGCAAAAATTGGCTGAGCAATACAAAGATAAAGTAGTTGTGATCGGTTTCCCGGCAAATAATTTCAATGGTCAGGAGCCAGGATCAAACACTGACATTCAAGAGTTTTGCAAAAAGAACTTTGGTGTTACTTTCCCGTTAACTGAAAAAGTAAGCGTTAAAGGGTTGGATATTGCTCCTATATTTCAATACCTTACTACACAGGAAAACCCTGATTTTACAGGTGATATTAAATGGAACTTTGAAAAATTCCTGATAGACGAAAACGGTAAGCTGATACACCGCTACCGTTCGGCCGTTAAGCCGCTATCGCCAGAAATAACCAGTCAGTTATAG
- a CDS encoding ATP-binding protein, whose product MPNNIQPDSVQTGELFTLQLPSTYDSITLLENLIEEIADKFSISEDTFANMMTCLNEAAINAIVHGNKLDPNKKVIVNAEVDAKRAVWTITDEGEGFDYNHLPDPTAEENLEKLTGRGVFILKHLADQCVFNSKGNEVELHFKF is encoded by the coding sequence ATGCCAAATAACATACAACCCGACAGTGTGCAAACAGGGGAACTGTTCACACTGCAGCTTCCGTCGACGTATGATAGCATCACTTTGCTTGAAAACCTGATTGAAGAAATTGCTGATAAGTTTAGTATAAGTGAAGATACTTTTGCCAATATGATGACCTGCCTTAACGAGGCAGCTATAAACGCTATTGTGCACGGCAACAAATTGGATCCAAATAAAAAAGTTATTGTAAACGCCGAGGTTGATGCCAAAAGGGCCGTTTGGACCATTACTGATGAAGGCGAAGGTTTTGATTACAATCACCTGCCCGACCCAACAGCAGAAGAAAACCTGGAAAAGTTAACCGGAAGAGGCGTGTTTATTTTAAAGCACCTGGCCGATCAGTGCGTGTTTAACTCCAAGGGCAATGAAGTAGAACTGCACTTTAAATTTTAA
- a CDS encoding phage integrase SAM-like domain and Arm DNA-binding domain-containing protein yields the protein MATIAVVLKTKQKLSNGEFAVALRVTHDRHSRFIVINTLLTDQSLKLRCRTEEWKPAEAEDNGLGRFRKTFKGYKECNAILETKLAEAHKILRRYESEGIAFDFIQFETDLKRKEEAILKKETNKSTGEISLQDNYTQQIQILEEQGRVGLAGLYLEVQLILKKFKPDIWLSDINIRFLESFEYWMRNQRGNKDTTISVKMRNLQRVINQAIDDKLFNPEYGETYGVNLYKDLFGTLLKSLPPPTKAIVLLDPDIGIEKGVLKLLTSVHLSLDGSYL from the coding sequence ATGGCTACCATAGCAGTAGTTTTAAAGACCAAACAGAAACTTTCAAACGGCGAATTTGCTGTCGCCTTAAGAGTGACTCATGACAGACATAGCCGTTTTATTGTCATCAACACATTATTAACAGACCAATCATTGAAACTGCGTTGTCGGACAGAGGAATGGAAACCGGCAGAAGCGGAAGACAATGGTTTGGGCCGTTTTCGTAAGACTTTCAAAGGATATAAAGAGTGCAATGCTATATTGGAAACTAAGCTTGCCGAAGCACACAAAATCCTTCGAAGATATGAAAGTGAAGGAATAGCATTTGATTTCATTCAATTTGAGACAGATCTCAAGAGGAAAGAAGAAGCAATCTTAAAGAAGGAGACAAATAAGTCGACAGGTGAAATATCTCTACAGGACAATTACACGCAGCAGATTCAAATTTTGGAAGAACAAGGTCGTGTTGGATTAGCTGGGCTGTATTTGGAAGTACAGCTTATTCTAAAGAAGTTTAAGCCTGATATCTGGCTTTCTGATATAAATATCCGTTTCCTTGAAAGCTTTGAATATTGGATGCGTAATCAGCGAGGTAATAAGGACACTACTATTAGTGTTAAGATGCGTAATCTGCAAAGAGTGATTAACCAAGCGATTGACGATAAGTTATTCAATCCTGAATATGGTGAGACCTATGGTGTAAACTTATATAAGGATTTATTTGGAACATTGTTGAAATCACTTCCTCCGCCAACTAAAGCAATTGTATTATTAGATCCTGACATCGGTATAGAGAAAGGTGTTTTGAAATTGCTTACTTCAGTCCACTTATCACTTGATGGATCATATTTATAA
- a CDS encoding sialate O-acetylesterase, with amino-acid sequence MITTYRYLLKLQLLLLLYLFSGCAENAEAKLSTAKLFADHMVLQRNQDVYIWGWSTPEANVAIAFNGQEATAQANSKGKWVISLKPMQAGGPYVMSISSGNNRISYKDVMIGEVWICSGQSNMQFFLNQSSNYDSERKSIGEYAVRQFLVPQKMSLNPEEDLSAGEWKNADPKSVGYFSAVGYIFAKQLAQKLHVAVGIINSSWGSSQAECWISKEAMLNDATLKPVVQKQPNNWEEIKQNIDKETKAYVYNNAKAALFNAAKLAANPPSFFDKWRTGSIGAWQWQNKLAAFRGTGFMQRTIRLNSGSEAKPSTLSLGETDADMEIFINGKSVFSGALPKNKPLQLPAGIWNPGANNLLLHLKSDQKDPWWFGFGINGDAKNTYIKFADTTLSLNDYLWKLMPDFGKPYHIEPTPNNTVNTVFNGMVNPLTPLSIAGVIWYQGEANAQRALQYRTVFPLLINDWRKHWKKDIPFVYVQMPSFGLMKKGDQESQWAELREAQRLALSLPNTGMAVTYDVGDPLNLHPANKFPVGMRLASTALKLVYHIAGFYSSPVFKSAEVKGGQVIISFTNPEDKLVIKDGEPLKGFELAGQDHRFYPANAEISNNKVSVQCNEVKTPKFVRYAWGNSPIDANLFTNRNLPVSPFKDNIVEGLTQ; translated from the coding sequence ATGATAACAACGTACAGATATCTGTTAAAGCTTCAACTGTTACTGCTTTTATACCTTTTTTCAGGATGTGCTGAAAACGCCGAGGCTAAATTATCTACAGCCAAGTTATTTGCCGACCATATGGTGTTACAACGAAACCAGGATGTTTACATATGGGGATGGAGCACGCCAGAAGCTAATGTAGCTATTGCGTTTAACGGACAGGAAGCAACAGCTCAGGCTAATTCGAAAGGTAAATGGGTAATCTCCTTAAAACCTATGCAAGCAGGGGGGCCATACGTTATGTCTATCTCATCAGGCAATAACCGTATTTCCTACAAGGATGTGATGATAGGCGAGGTTTGGATCTGTTCGGGGCAGTCTAATATGCAATTCTTCTTAAATCAATCTAGTAATTACGATTCAGAACGTAAAAGCATAGGGGAATACGCTGTACGCCAGTTTTTAGTTCCTCAAAAGATGAGCCTCAATCCTGAAGAGGATTTATCTGCTGGTGAGTGGAAAAATGCTGACCCTAAAAGCGTGGGTTATTTCAGTGCAGTAGGGTACATTTTTGCTAAACAACTAGCGCAAAAGCTACATGTTGCCGTGGGAATAATTAATAGTAGCTGGGGCTCATCGCAAGCAGAGTGTTGGATAAGCAAAGAGGCCATGCTAAATGATGCTACTTTAAAACCAGTTGTACAAAAGCAACCCAATAATTGGGAAGAAATTAAGCAGAATATAGATAAGGAGACCAAAGCCTACGTTTATAATAACGCAAAAGCAGCACTTTTTAACGCAGCAAAATTGGCTGCAAACCCACCCTCATTTTTTGATAAATGGAGAACCGGGAGCATTGGTGCATGGCAATGGCAAAACAAGCTTGCCGCTTTCAGAGGAACGGGGTTTATGCAAAGAACCATTAGGCTTAACAGCGGCAGCGAAGCAAAACCCTCAACATTAAGCTTAGGGGAAACAGATGCCGACATGGAAATTTTTATTAATGGCAAATCCGTTTTTAGTGGAGCATTACCTAAAAATAAGCCATTGCAATTACCTGCCGGTATATGGAACCCAGGTGCAAACAACTTGCTGCTGCATTTAAAGTCAGACCAAAAAGACCCCTGGTGGTTTGGTTTTGGTATTAATGGTGATGCTAAGAATACTTACATCAAATTTGCTGACACAACTTTAAGTCTTAACGATTACTTATGGAAGCTCATGCCCGACTTTGGTAAGCCTTACCATATAGAGCCAACACCCAACAACACCGTAAACACGGTATTTAACGGAATGGTTAATCCTTTGACACCATTATCAATTGCTGGGGTGATCTGGTATCAGGGTGAGGCTAACGCGCAAAGAGCATTACAGTATCGTACTGTTTTTCCGTTGCTTATTAATGATTGGCGCAAACATTGGAAAAAGGATATCCCCTTTGTTTATGTACAAATGCCATCTTTTGGTTTAATGAAAAAGGGTGATCAGGAAAGCCAGTGGGCAGAATTGAGGGAGGCGCAAAGGTTGGCCTTAAGTTTACCTAATACGGGTATGGCCGTTACTTATGATGTGGGCGACCCTTTAAATCTGCATCCCGCAAACAAGTTTCCGGTGGGAATGCGCCTTGCCAGCACAGCGCTTAAATTGGTTTACCACATCGCCGGCTTTTATTCGAGTCCGGTGTTTAAGTCGGCAGAAGTAAAAGGGGGACAGGTTATCATAAGCTTTACAAACCCTGAGGATAAGTTGGTGATTAAAGACGGGGAACCACTTAAAGGTTTTGAGTTAGCCGGGCAAGACCATCGGTTTTATCCGGCAAACGCCGAAATTAGTAATAACAAGGTTAGCGTTCAGTGTAACGAGGTGAAGACGCCTAAGTTTGTGCGTTACGCCTGGGGCAACTCACCCATAGACGCTAATCTTTTTACAAACAGGAATCTTCCCGTCAGCCCTTTTAAAGACAATATTGTTGAAGGTTTAACACAATAA
- a CDS encoding DUF4175 family protein → MQASDNYIILIDRVNAFIRKYYLNSLLRGLIFLGAGLFTAYITITLLEYFGNFNTLLRTILFYAFIVLNLVLLFWLVIPSLFAYFKLGKTLTHDEAAAIIGEHFTDVKDKLLNTLQLKKQAEQSEQHRQLIEASINQKINTLNPVSFPTAINLKQNNRYLKWVAFPVAAIVIIAFAAPSVLTESTKRLIRHNEHFAPVSPFKFIVLNSSLAIMQGNDLKLDVKLEGNALPANVYIETGNNTFKLDKENLSRFHYLFANLQQNTTFRISANGFTSQPYHIQVNQKPSLMHFDVELFYPTYLHKANEKLSNAGDLTVPAGTTVKWQLHTQHADELVFTLNQNKTKLKTQQNGTVEHSERILNNTTYSLLPLANANQQGDAASYHVNVIADEMPAINLQEKQDSISSKAIYFNGDIRDDHGFSSLTFHYTTNVPGAKARSVSKSIKADLSNTQSTFFHFWNLSELNIQPGSQVNYYFEVADNDAVSGPKKVRTPEHTLQTPTEKELNEQLNANTQAVKQKMVSAIKLAGQVEREAQKLNQMLLNKNALSFEEKKQVEDLLKRKAELNDLVKEIQAENKKDLYNRQENQEQTAELQQKQKEMEDLFNHVLDEKTQEMLKRLQELLEKEQKEGTRNELSKMQNDNKSLKKELDRMLELYKQLEFEQKLNQNIAQLNKLAERQEKLAEQTQQPDANKEQLQKEQDQIKKDFEDVKKAMQELDKANEQLERKNNFEKAEKAQSAVEQQMEKSSEQLQKNNRPKAAQSQQQAAKQMQQMAQKMQQDQQEGEEQENQVNAQQLRELLKVLLSSSFEQEKVMQTFRGMSANDPAYVQTAQRQKDIKDNLKTAEDSLYALSRRVPQIQSAVNTEVKGINDNIDRALDLLGDRRTPEANRNQQYAMTAMNNLALMLSEALENMQNAMSKSSSKGGKKQQSLSQLSQMQQQLNQNMQKMREQMQQQGNQGQSAKGQGREGNNLSEQMARMARQQQQIRQQLEQISRQQNKDGTGKPGNLDKISREMEQTESDLVNKKITEESLKRQQQIQTRLLEAEKAEQEREQDKQRESKAGKNLPPGYIKALQSYQQQKAKQTEQIQTVPSVLNQYYKQKIKRYFDQLNAK, encoded by the coding sequence ATGCAGGCGTCAGACAATTATATTATCTTAATTGATAGGGTGAATGCTTTTATTCGGAAGTATTACCTTAATAGTTTATTGCGCGGACTTATTTTTTTAGGAGCCGGCCTTTTTACGGCTTACATTACAATTACCCTCCTTGAGTATTTTGGCAACTTCAACACACTACTGCGCACCATTTTATTTTATGCGTTTATTGTGTTAAACCTGGTGCTGCTGTTTTGGCTGGTTATTCCCTCATTATTTGCTTACTTTAAATTAGGCAAAACACTTACACACGATGAAGCTGCTGCTATTATAGGCGAACATTTCACCGATGTGAAAGATAAATTGCTCAATACCCTGCAGCTTAAAAAGCAAGCGGAACAGAGCGAGCAGCATCGCCAGCTTATTGAGGCCAGCATTAACCAAAAGATAAATACGCTCAACCCGGTAAGCTTCCCTACGGCCATCAACCTTAAACAAAATAACAGGTATTTAAAGTGGGTAGCGTTTCCTGTAGCAGCTATTGTTATCATTGCTTTTGCTGCGCCATCCGTACTTACAGAAAGCACCAAGCGCCTTATAAGGCACAACGAGCACTTTGCTCCTGTGTCCCCGTTTAAGTTTATTGTGTTAAATTCTTCTTTGGCAATTATGCAGGGCAACGATTTAAAGTTGGATGTCAAGCTTGAAGGCAACGCGCTTCCTGCCAATGTTTATATTGAAACAGGCAACAACACTTTTAAGCTCGATAAAGAAAACTTGTCGCGCTTTCATTACCTGTTTGCCAATTTGCAACAAAATACCACATTTCGTATTTCGGCAAATGGGTTTACATCGCAACCCTACCATATTCAGGTAAACCAAAAGCCCTCATTAATGCATTTTGATGTAGAACTGTTTTACCCTACCTACCTGCACAAGGCCAACGAAAAGTTAAGCAATGCAGGAGATCTGACCGTTCCGGCCGGAACAACCGTTAAATGGCAGTTGCATACACAGCACGCGGATGAGTTAGTTTTTACCCTTAATCAAAACAAAACGAAGCTCAAGACACAACAAAATGGCACCGTTGAGCATAGCGAACGGATACTGAACAACACTACGTACAGTTTGCTGCCGTTAGCCAACGCCAACCAGCAAGGGGATGCGGCCAGCTACCACGTCAATGTTATTGCCGATGAAATGCCGGCTATCAACCTACAGGAAAAGCAAGATTCTATTAGCAGCAAAGCCATTTATTTTAATGGTGACATACGCGATGATCATGGTTTTTCGTCGTTAACTTTCCATTACACTACCAACGTTCCGGGCGCAAAAGCAAGATCTGTTAGCAAATCTATAAAGGCCGACTTGAGCAATACACAAAGTACCTTTTTTCACTTTTGGAATTTAAGTGAATTGAACATTCAACCCGGCAGCCAGGTGAATTATTATTTTGAGGTTGCTGATAATGATGCCGTATCGGGTCCTAAAAAAGTACGCACCCCGGAGCACACTTTGCAAACGCCTACCGAGAAGGAATTAAACGAGCAATTGAACGCCAACACGCAAGCCGTAAAGCAAAAAATGGTATCGGCTATTAAACTGGCCGGACAGGTTGAGCGCGAGGCACAGAAGCTGAATCAAATGTTGCTTAACAAAAATGCGTTAAGCTTCGAAGAAAAGAAACAGGTAGAAGATCTGCTTAAAAGAAAAGCAGAGTTAAATGACCTGGTCAAAGAAATTCAGGCGGAAAACAAGAAAGACCTTTACAACCGCCAGGAAAACCAGGAGCAAACTGCCGAACTGCAGCAGAAGCAGAAAGAAATGGAAGACCTGTTTAACCACGTGCTGGATGAAAAGACCCAGGAAATGTTAAAGAGGCTTCAGGAGCTTTTGGAAAAGGAACAGAAAGAAGGAACCCGAAACGAATTGTCCAAAATGCAGAACGATAATAAATCCTTAAAAAAGGAATTAGACCGTATGCTGGAGCTTTATAAACAACTGGAGTTTGAACAAAAACTGAATCAAAATATTGCTCAATTGAATAAACTGGCCGAGCGCCAGGAAAAGCTGGCGGAGCAAACACAACAGCCAGATGCCAATAAAGAACAGCTGCAAAAAGAGCAGGATCAAATAAAAAAAGATTTTGAGGATGTAAAAAAGGCCATGCAGGAGCTGGATAAGGCTAATGAGCAGCTTGAACGGAAAAATAATTTTGAGAAAGCGGAAAAAGCACAATCGGCTGTAGAACAGCAGATGGAGAAGAGCAGCGAACAATTACAAAAAAATAATCGCCCAAAAGCAGCACAATCTCAGCAACAGGCGGCTAAGCAAATGCAGCAAATGGCACAAAAAATGCAGCAGGATCAGCAAGAAGGCGAGGAACAAGAGAACCAGGTAAATGCACAACAGTTACGCGAGTTATTGAAAGTGCTGTTATCCAGTTCATTTGAACAAGAGAAAGTGATGCAAACGTTTAGAGGGATGAGTGCCAATGATCCGGCCTATGTGCAAACTGCGCAGAGGCAAAAAGATATTAAGGACAATTTAAAAACGGCTGAGGATAGCTTATATGCTCTGAGCCGCCGTGTGCCACAAATTCAGAGCGCTGTGAATACCGAGGTTAAAGGCATTAACGATAATATTGACCGTGCACTCGATTTGTTAGGCGACCGCCGTACGCCCGAAGCTAACCGCAACCAGCAGTACGCCATGACGGCCATGAATAACTTGGCCCTGATGTTGAGCGAGGCATTAGAGAATATGCAGAATGCCATGAGTAAAAGCAGCAGTAAGGGCGGTAAGAAACAACAATCATTATCGCAACTGAGCCAGATGCAGCAGCAGCTTAATCAAAATATGCAAAAAATGCGTGAGCAGATGCAACAACAAGGCAACCAGGGACAGAGTGCCAAGGGACAGGGCCGGGAGGGTAACAACCTGAGTGAGCAGATGGCACGTATGGCCAGACAGCAGCAGCAAATAAGGCAGCAACTGGAGCAGATTAGCCGGCAGCAAAATAAGGATGGAACCGGAAAACCGGGTAACCTTGACAAAATTTCCAGAGAAATGGAACAAACTGAAAGCGATCTCGTAAACAAGAAAATTACGGAGGAATCGTTAAAGAGACAGCAGCAAATTCAAACCCGGTTGTTAGAGGCCGAAAAAGCAGAGCAGGAACGGGAACAAGATAAGCAAAGAGAGAGCAAGGCAGGGAAAAACTTACCGCCGGGGTATATAAAGGCTTTGCAAAGCTATCAGCAACAGAAAGCTAAGCAAACCGAACAGATACAGACCGTACCATCGGTGCTCAATCAATACTATAAACAAAAAATTAAACGTTACTTTGACCAACTTAATGCCAAATAA